In Thermococcus gorgonarius, the genomic window CCAGGAGGTCCATTACAGTGTTCAGTGAATTTACTGGTATTTCAAAGTCTAGCTCTGGCATTAAGCAACCCTCCTGCTTTGCTAGTTCTTTTTAAAATATTTTAAAACTTTTGTCTTTGATTTTCTTGTAACAAATATATAAAGAAAACAGTACAAAACGTACATCTTCTTCCACTCAGTTCTCCCGGAGGGTCGGGCCTTATTTACAGCACGGTGATTTAACCCCCATATTCAAGACGGGGGTGCCCCCCGCTTGTTAAGTTTTGGTCTTCATCGTATATAAGCTTTTTCCCGAAAATTGTGGGATTTTTAATATTTGCTAAAAACTTTTCCAATTTGATAAAAATTATTCAAGATCTCTGACTGCGTCTTCTTCGAACTTTTTAATTTCCTCTTTTGTGCCCACCCACACGACTATAACCGGCTCCACGGTTATCATTCCATCCTTAATCATGGGCTTTATCTCGCATATCGCCTTCTCTATTTTGTGTCCCCTATCAACGACTTCGATAACTACCGGAAGATCCGTTGAGAGCCTCATTATGTCCGCCGAGTGAACCCTGCTCTTCTTTCCAAACCCGTAGATTCCTCGATACACTGTGGCGCCTGCCATCCCCATCTCGCGGAGTTTCTCAACTATGGCCTTGTAGAGGGGTTTTCCATTCCAGCTGTCGTTCTCTCCTATGTAAATTTTAAGCCTGAGTGTGTTCCAGTGCTCAACCTCAACCATTAGATCACCTCCTGGCCAGAACAAAGCCCACAAAAACTAGGGCTATCGTTATTATAACGTTTGCCAGAATGTTTAGGGTTGCGAGTAGATATTCCCGGTCGCGGATTAGAGAGAAAGTCTCGTATGAAAACGTTGAAAACGTGCTTAAAGCGCCACAGAATCCCGTTCCAAAGAAGGCCCTCCATGAGCTGGGTACATCAATCCCCCAGAACAGGAGACCGTAGATATACCCCAAGAGCAAGCTGGCCGCACTGTTTACCATCAGCGTACCCAGAGGGAAGCCTTTGTAGACTGGGAGAAGCCCCGAGATATAGAATCTGAAAAGGGCTCCAAGTGCTCCTCCTGCAGTTATTGCCAGTATTATTCTTAGGTTCATAGTGTTCACCCCTGCTTCAAAATCCACGTCAACTCGTCAATAACGGGAGGCTTAAAAAATTTTGAGTGAATTTCATACTAACTCAAAACTTCACCCGTCAATAACCCTCGAAAAGCCTCTCGGCCAGAAACCTTGGTAGGCCCGCCTCAATTATTTTTCTCGCAGCCTCTTCAACGTCGTATTCAACGCGGTGGAATTCCACGTTGTCGGGGGGCTCTTCTTCCGTGTCAATAGTCGCATAACTTGCCCTCCAGTCACCGTCGCGGGGCTGGCCTACCCCACCGGGGTTGATTATCCTCCTGCCGTCTATGACTTTCAGCATCGGAACGTGGGTGTGACCCACCAGCAGGTCGTCCTGCCTGACGTAGCTCAGAACTGCCTTGAACTCGCTATCGGGGAGCCATGGGAAGAGGTACTCATCAAGGGGTGCCCTAGGGGAGCCGTGGATTAAAAGGTAGCTCCGCCCCCTATCGTCAGTGAAGAGCTGCCTCACGGGGAGCCTTCTCAGAAATTCAAGGTTCTCGATGCTCATTACCCGCTGGTGCCACCTCACAGCTTCCCTCGCGTAGGGGTTGAAGCCCCAGTCGGCACCGAAAGCGACAGCGTTGTCGTGGTTTCCGCGAACGCAGAGGAAAGTTCTCTTTTCCATCTGCTTTCTCACGAACTCAACGACCTCGTTTGGAGAAGCTCCGTAGCCCACTAAGTCCCCCATGCAGAGGATTGCATCGGCTTTCTTAACTTCCTTCCAGACGGCTTTAAGGGCTTCCCAGTTTGAGTGGATGTCTGAGATGAGGGCGATGATCATGGTATCACCAGTTTAGTGTCTGGTATAATAAACTTAACCCTACTTGGAAAACGTTATTAATGCTAATGCATTTCTCTACTAGGGGAGAATGGTGAGTAAAGTACGAGAATGGATTGCAGAAGTAACTATTAAAGAGGCCATCAGAGGGATAATGTATTTCATATTTGCTGCAGTAGTACCTGCTGCAGTAGCAGTATTGTACCATAACGAGACTTTGAATTACATGATGATAACTTTGATCAGTGTAATTTTTATCATTTTGGTATTTTGGCTAATTCGAAAAGAGAACCAGAGGAGACGAGGAGGTATTTATTTCCCTTGCTTTCCGATGGATGAAGAAAGTTTGAATCATATAAAGAATATCAAAGAGTTTGGGGTTATATGGCCAATCTACATAAACCCCATAGAATATCTTGATCCAGATATCACCCTAGGAATTCGCACTCCCCACTTATACATTGGACGGCCCAAATGTCCAGAATGTGGCGCAGAACTAGAAGAAAAAAAGAGAAGATTGGGAAAAAGATACTTATGGAGTTGCCCCAATCCTCAATGCTCTTTTAAAAAAGACAGTGAAATAAGCATGTGCGTTGCAAAGAAAAAGGTGGAAAAGATACACCTAAAAAGGCTCCCAATAGGATGAATGTTTACTCCTTCTTCTGCTTTGCCTTCCACCTGCTCCAGCGGTAGAGGGCCGCCAAAGCCTTTATCGCCCTCTCCGGCTCTGGATAAGCCGGAATGCCCTCCTCGTTGAGCCTGTCAATAGCTTCTTTGGCCTCTATTCCGCCGACGATGGCAACGACGAGCGGCTTCTTCCTTCCGCTCTCGTTGTACTCGCGTATCACTATGTCCGCTAAGTCCCTCGGGTCGAGAACGGCAGTCTGGCAGTAGAGGACGGCTATGCTGTGCATATCGGGGTGGGCGAGTGCATCTCTGATAGCTCCTTCATAGCTCTCGGCCCCGGCCATACCGGTCAAGTCAACTGGGTTCTTGTAGCTTCCGAAGGGCGGCATGTGGTTTGCAAAGACCTTGAGCTCCTCCAGGTTGTCGTAGAGGTGCAGGCCTGCCTCCTCAGCGGCATCTGTGGCCATAACACCTATTCCACCGCCGTTGGTGATTATGACGAGGTTCTCGCCGGCAGGCTCAGGCAGGTTGCTCAAAGTTCTCGCATAGTCGAAGGCCTCTCCGATGGTGTAGGCCCTTATTATGCCCGCCTGCTTGAAGGCCGCGTCGTAAACCTTGTCGCTTCCGGCCAGCGAACCGGTGTGTGAGGCGGCCGCCTTTGCACCGCGCTCGCTCCTTCCGGCCTTGATGATGACTATCGGCTTTACCTTGCTGACCTTCTTTGCAGTCTCCATGAACCTCCTTCCGTCCTTGACACCCTCCATGTAGATGAGGATGGCCTTGGTGTTCTCGTCCTCCTTGAAGAACTCGAGCAGGTCGGCATCGTCTATGTCACTCTTAT contains:
- a CDS encoding DUF190 domain-containing protein — protein: MVEVEHWNTLRLKIYIGENDSWNGKPLYKAIVEKLREMGMAGATVYRGIYGFGKKSRVHSADIMRLSTDLPVVIEVVDRGHKIEKAICEIKPMIKDGMITVEPVIVVWVGTKEEIKKFEEDAVRDLE
- the crcB gene encoding fluoride efflux transporter CrcB produces the protein MNLRIILAITAGGALGALFRFYISGLLPVYKGFPLGTLMVNSAASLLLGYIYGLLFWGIDVPSSWRAFFGTGFCGALSTFSTFSYETFSLIRDREYLLATLNILANVIITIALVFVGFVLARR
- a CDS encoding metallophosphoesterase family protein is translated as MIIALISDIHSNWEALKAVWKEVKKADAILCMGDLVGYGASPNEVVEFVRKQMEKRTFLCVRGNHDNAVAFGADWGFNPYAREAVRWHQRVMSIENLEFLRRLPVRQLFTDDRGRSYLLIHGSPRAPLDEYLFPWLPDSEFKAVLSYVRQDDLLVGHTHVPMLKVIDGRRIINPGGVGQPRDGDWRASYATIDTEEEPPDNVEFHRVEYDVEEAARKIIEAGLPRFLAERLFEGY
- the acs gene encoding acetate--CoA ligase alpha subunit, coding for MADPNIEALFRPRSVAVIGASGKPGKIGYAIMKNLVEYGYEGKIYAVNVKGGEIEISGRKFPVYKSILDVPDEVDMAVIVVPAKFVPQVVEEAGKKGVKVLPIISSGFGELGEEGKKVEQQLVETARKYGMRILGPNIFGVVYTPEKLNATFGPTDVLPGPLALISQSGALGIALMGWTILEKVGLSAVVSVGNKSDIDDADLLEFFKEDENTKAILIYMEGVKDGRRFMETAKKVSKVKPIVIIKAGRSERGAKAAASHTGSLAGSDKVYDAAFKQAGIIRAYTIGEAFDYARTLSNLPEPAGENLVIITNGGGIGVMATDAAEEAGLHLYDNLEELKVFANHMPPFGSYKNPVDLTGMAGAESYEGAIRDALAHPDMHSIAVLYCQTAVLDPRDLADIVIREYNESGRKKPLVVAIVGGIEAKEAIDRLNEEGIPAYPEPERAIKALAALYRWSRWKAKQKKE